tagttTTACACCCCGCCCCCGCGAGGCCCTCCCCCCTTATCCAAAAGCAActaaaattcacaattttcattgtaaaatagtttgtgttaTAAATACTACTCTTTACCAAACTCTTTCCCTTCCACATGTATATTGTAATCAAAGAGATGATCCATTGTAAATCCCAACCCGTACCCgctttgggttttaaaaaaaaaacccaaacccgacccTATTTTTAATCAGACAAGGGATAATCCGACCCATTAGGATTGGGCCGAACCAGGTATCCGCGAGTAgggcaaaaattgccatccctactctAGCCATGACAAGTGTAAATAACATTCATATTGATAGTAGTGACCAAAGATATTGTTAATTGAATCTAGGAGAAAAAGATTTGCATCAAATTGCAAATGTTTCAAGCTTTTATCTACAACGAGAGTGGCTTAAGATGATTTGATCATGTTCAGAGGAGATCTACTAATGCTCCAGTAAGAAAAAGTGAGTTGATCCATGTTgagggaaatgaaaaaaaagtagaggaaGATCAAAATTCACAATAGtaaaagttttagaaaaataacATGTCAATTACAAAAATAGCAAAGAGTATgactttatatataataaaatggagaaaaagaaTACAAGTAGCCAACCCTAACTAATCTATTGAGAATCCATAGCCAACCCCAGAATTTTTGGACTAAGGAAACTAcccaaaaaatttgtttgaatgAAACTGCTTCTGAAATCCTAGACCAACATTTACTTTCCCTACCTTTTGACATGCTAGTAATAATGCTATATCACCTAGGTATTACATTATGTTGATAGAAACGACAGatcaaaaaaggaaatgaaagatataaaaaaaaattaagctgtTGATTTCTCCTCTTCTGACACATTCCTAGCTAGCTGTTGCAGGAAGTTCCCGAGCAGCCTCTGATCCAAAAACATACTAGGTATCTGCAAGGAAGAACTATTAAGTAAAGCTTGCACACACAACACCCAcgcccacacacacacacacacacacacacaaaagagagagggagagacctTTTCCCCAAAGAAAATTTTCGTATTATCAGCTATGGCCTCGACGAATTTAAGGTCAAGATATTGCGGTGTCAGCTTCAACTCGTTTGCTTCAGCTTCCTTCAGTACACTAGATATGTAGAGAGAGCAATATCAttagaaatttatataataCCATATTCATATCTTTTAAACTGAAAAGTGAATCAAGCTTTTACCGGTAGAAATATGCATCTGCCAAACTCTTTTCCCGAGCCATGTATATCTGGTTCTCAATTTCTTGCTGCTTCCTGGCACTATCCTTTTCCATCAACTTCTGTTCCATGAGGATCTTACTCACATTTGCAATCTTCTCAGCTTCACTAATAGCCATTTTCTTACTTGTCTCTGCCTCTTTCTCAACCACTCTCTGTTTCTCAATAGCAATTAAGACCTAACAAAGTAACGTAAACATAAAACATAGAATGATGCTTTTTATTAACTTCAAAAGCTTACTATCTAATAAATTATCCAATATGTTTTTCATCGACTGGGTGTGGGTGCAAACACATGCATGTACAAAGTTTGGAtataagcaagaaaaaaaaaaaaagcttgtaaTCTTGAATGCTCATAGGACCAAGCCCAACTGGTTTAAAGGGTAAACTCAATGTGGCcataatttgaaataataaacaTACATTAAAACCACATTTAATTTGTAAAGAATCTGCATATCAAGAATTATATTGTGGTGTATGTCTATTTGCTTTGCTTAACTAACagaggaaaacaaaagaaagtaaaaggaTCTTCTCTCATATTCAGGAAAAAGAAACTGAACCTTAGTGCGTTCCTCTTCCATCTGTTCAAAATTGCGCCTTATGCTTTCCGGGATGGTTGGCTTTGTAATGCGAACACTCATGATTTCGATACCCGGAGCATAACGTGTGCAGTCACCCTGGAGAGCATCTTTCATCTTTTCGTCAATCTGTGAAAGTTACATGCTTTGTCAATATAgcatgaaataaataaatagaaaaggaTTTGATAACCACTACACTAGTTCATGGCGCCATAATGTTACACAACAATATGAAGTATAGTTGTGTAACATTATAAGGAACTTAATAATGCTGGCAACTTAACACCAACATAGATTCCCGAAATAATCCTTGGAAGTCAACACAGCACTACTAAGTTACGAATGTTCAACTTTAAGTTAAAGATTTCAATATGCTAAACAATCTATCAGATTAAACAACTAaagcagaagaagaaaagtacaCTACATTTAACAGAACTTGGAAGACTTCCTATACTGTAAAGGTAAATTGGAAGCATCCATACTTGATCAAAAACATCAATGTAGACTTGCTGAAGAGAGTGAGAGCTGCAGAATTTATTGATCTCATGATGAATTTTGTCATATATCCATGTATTGTCATACTGCACCCCATAGTTCAGCAGTGTGTCATGCACATAGTCCTTGTGAAGCCGATTAACAACCTGAAAAGGCATTATAATCAGTGCATATAAGCTGAGCATTTCAAACTTTAGACCACTTGTAAACCATAATGTTGATAAAGAGCAACATCTGCTAGAAGCTGTACCTCTATCTTCTCAAAGTTGATCATGACACCTCCTTTTGTACCACAAGGAATATCCCTCACCTGCAATTATACTCACAGGATAGATTTGAGCATCAGACTGACAAAATGAAATTCCTCAATTTTCATAGCATCGAATTTTACCTGATCTGTCTGAAGGGTTACTTGAACAGGCTCATAATGGGTTATAAAAGGCAGCTTCAGATGAAAACCTGAAAATAAAGTAGAAGCAGAAATTTCATAAGTTCTAGGAAAGCAACTACTGaatgaaaatcataaaaaaaggACCATAGTCGAACCTGGATCTGTAATCGTCTTTTGAAGGGCTCCTCCTCTCCAGTAAACCCCAACATGGCCTTCTGGGACTTGGTGCAGAATGGACAAACCATTCCTAATAGTTGATGGTGTTTGATTCATCATCTGTAAAATTTACATTCATGTCAgagattttcaaaatcaaataaaatgataataacacTAATTCCAGTGGCTGAGATTCAGAACAATTCTAgaattttaaacaaactagcATTTAGTAATCAAATTATATAGTCACTCCAAAAAGAAACACTAATccactgttttcttttttcaggtATGCCTCCCAGCAGCAGCAATTACCAATAAGTAAAGGAATGCTGCAAATCACAGAAACAGGACAGGCAGCCAAGAACAACATAACTAGTTTTAATAGTTTTTCGTTTGGTTACTCTTTTGTTCAAAAAACTTATTCAAAGTGGGAACTAAATACATTCCCGTA
This genomic stretch from Quercus lobata isolate SW786 chromosome 3, ValleyOak3.0 Primary Assembly, whole genome shotgun sequence harbors:
- the LOC115982608 gene encoding erlin-2-B-like; this translates as MDSNQPRAETPQPPQGRRGGGGSGFSAILIVFLSFIAIFVMMMNQTPSTIRNGLSILHQVPEGHVGVYWRGGALQKTITDPGFHLKLPFITHYEPVQVTLQTDQVRDIPCGTKGGVMINFEKIEVVNRLHKDYVHDTLLNYGVQYDNTWIYDKIHHEINKFCSSHSLQQVYIDVFDQIDEKMKDALQGDCTRYAPGIEIMSVRITKPTIPESIRRNFEQMEEERTKVLIAIEKQRVVEKEAETSKKMAISEAEKIANVSKILMEQKLMEKDSARKQQEIENQIYMAREKSLADAYFYRVLKEAEANELKLTPQYLDLKFVEAIADNTKIFFGEKIPSMFLDQRLLGNFLQQLARNVSEEEKSTA